In one window of Helianthus annuus cultivar XRQ/B chromosome 17, HanXRQr2.0-SUNRISE, whole genome shotgun sequence DNA:
- the LOC110924099 gene encoding uncharacterized protein LOC110924099, which yields MMMRGAWNFPPVQPQPIPTPPVQPQPIPTQSEPEDDVEIVPETQPPKGKGKRNKGKQVVGDQTSKPKATKWTPIEEEALAKAFIGTSDNPVKSNNQAGEGFWSKVLAKFLALMDQGPYRDLDSVSSKWRKLNSAINRFCEEYNKLYTSDRRSGWNDEDVFKMALEKYKDKNGSNFPHVRAWMVVKDDPKWAPIPNEVAMAKRQKTSETGSLSAGGSDARCHINLNDDADYDEDEYNVREPERPPGRDKTKKERAKGKEKEKVDLHMVEFMEHLKMYNDVTAQKTKTKKLQHDIMKKHQII from the exons ATGATGATGCGGGGTGCTTGGAACTTCCCACCCGTTCAACCTCAACCGATCCCCACACCTCCCGTTCAACCTCAACCGATCCCGACCCAATCCGAACCCGAAGACGATGTGGAGATTGTGCCCGAAACCCAACCGCCTAAAGGGAAAGGAAAACGAAACAAAGGCAAACAAGTGGTGGGTGATCAAACGTCGAAACCGAAGGCGACTAAGTGGACCCCAATCGAAGAAGAAGCCTTAGCCAAGGCTTTCATTGGCACTTCCGACAACCCGGTAAAAA gtAATAACCAAGCGGGTGAGGGGTTTTGGTCCAAGGTATTGGCCAAGTTTCTCGCCTTGATGGACCAAGGCCCGTATAGAGATCTCGACTCGGTTTCCTCGAAGTGGCGAAAATTGAACTCGGCCATTAATCGGTTTTGCGAGGAGTATAACAAATTATATACAAGTGACCGTCGTAGCGGGTGGAACGACGAGGATGTGTTCAAAATGGCGTTGGAAAAGTATAAGGACAAGAATGGTAGCAACTTTCCTCACGTTCGCGCGTGGATGGTTGTAAAAGACGACCCAAAATGGGCGCCTATTCCTAACGAGGTGGCGATGGCGAAACGCCAAAAAACGTCGGAAACGGGTAGTTTAAGCGCCGGTGGATCGGACGCGAGGTgtcacataaacttaaatgatGACGCCGACTATGACGAAGACGAGTATAACGTACGTGAACCGGAGCGTCCACCGGGCCGAGACAAAACAAAGAAGGAGCGGGCCaagggaaaagaaaaggaaaaggtggaCCTGCACATGGTTGAGTTTATGGAACACCTAAAAATGTACAACGACGTCACGGCCCAAAAAACGAAGACGAAAAAATTACAACACGACATCatgaaaaaacatcaaattatttaa
- the LOC110922749 gene encoding uncharacterized protein LOC110922749, with protein MCFVDGYGLPFLTVLTKCCPNLEKIKLVIDTDWNNEKKIKSVVLEEYSDVWLEHMNELKIDFFRNFKPELEFVKFILAKSPNLKKVILLTWMVDKNTELEVLKVLLSAPCPSSAEIVVRNRCERFMMTIRSLN; from the exons ATGTGTTTTGTTGACGGCTATGGATTGCCTTTTCTTACTGTTTTGACCAAATGCTGCCCGAACTTGGAGAAAATTAAGCTAGTG ATTGATACTGATTGGAATAATGAGAAGAAGATAAAGTCCGTTGTGTTGGAAGAATATTCGGATGTTTGGTTGGAGCATATGAATGAATTGAAGATTGATTTTTTCAGAAACTTTAAGCCGGAGTTGGAGTTTGTGAAGTTTATCTTGGCTAAGTCACCCAATCTGAAAAAGGTGATATTGCTAACCTGGATGGTTGATAAGAACACAGAGTTGGAAGTGTTAAAAGTTCTCTTAAGCGCTCCATGCCCATCATCGGCTGAAATCGTTGTTAGGAATCGCTGCGAACGATTTATGATGACAATTAGATCACTCAACTAA
- the LOC110924098 gene encoding uncharacterized protein LOC110924098 translates to MAICAGFSVFRHYKWQLVSFISFRHYKWQFLHVFGPFSPLIMAISAGFQLFAIVNGNFCMIPAATAVIPATGCSPLFDPSAACAVCSSDKKRCEMAEGLDIITRLPQAIIETILCLFPIEEAASTSIFSKEWRYRWTKIPKLVFCQSIVKRTSEISSLIGGSNYPEESMQG, encoded by the exons ATGGCTATATGTGCAGGCTTTTCAGTTTTTCGCCATTATAAATGGCAATTGGTAAGCTTTATCAGTTTTCGCCATTATAAATGGCAATTTCTGCATGTTTTTGGTCCCTTTTCGCCATTAATAATGGCTATTTCTGCAGGTTTCCAGCTTTTCGCCATTGTTAATGGCAATTTCTGCATGATTCCAGCAG CAACTGCTGTGATTCCGGCTACCGGCTGCTCTCCACTGTTCGATCCCTCGGCTGCTTGTGCAG TTTGTAGTAGCGATAAAAAACGGTGTGAGATGGCTGAAGGGTTGGATATAATCACCAGACTTCCTCAAGCCATAATAGAAACCATTCTATGTCTTTTCCCGATTGAAGAGGCAGCAAGCACGAGTATCTTCTCAAAGGAATGGAGGTACAGATGGACCAAAATTCCTAAACTTGTGTTTTGTCAGTCTATTGTTAAAAGAACAAGTGAAATAAGCAGCTTAATTGGTGGAAGCAATTATCCAGAGGAGAGTATGCAAGGATAA
- the LOC110923460 gene encoding F-box/FBD/LRR-repeat protein At1g13570, which yields MDRRCKLFYTIHQVLLLHQGPIHDFTLSMDAHHTCFEIDQIILHLSRNHAVKKLTFDFCYYDMYVLPLSFFSLHHLTDLSLKNCNINQKPIFNGFVNLTNLSFTCGKISRKALLHLLSICPSLKSLSLFILENDFIGSEYPSIMELFKCLPVIDDLTTTWVDTIAPVVKASVPQELPTSLIHLKYCSIEEMLFHDGCGLTFVAVLIKCSPNLEKIVLEMGNDEMESDVLEEYSVTLEKYSDVWLEHLKELEIRDFEHVKPVLELVKLGAGWVEKNEKLEMLKTLKCAPHASPVEIVVD from the exons ATGGACAGGAGGTGTAAACTTTTCTATACTATACACCAAGTTTTGTTACTCCACCAAGGTCCAATACATGATTTCACGCTTTCGATGGATGCACATCACACCTGCTTTGAAATTGATCAGATAATACTCCATTTGTCGAGGAACCATGCTGTCAAGAAATTGACATTTGACTTCTGTTATTACGATATGTATGTTTTACCCTTATCTTTCTTCTCATTGCATCACTTGACAGATTTGTCTCTTAAAAATTGTAATATCAACCAGAAACCAATATTCAATGGATTTGTTAACCTTACAAACTTATCCTTCACATGTGGAAAGATCTCTAGAAAAGCTCTTCTGCATCTTCTATCCATTTGTCCATCACTTAAGAGCTTGTCTCTG TTTATACTTGAAAACGATTTTATCGGTTCTGAATACCCAAGCATTATGGAGCTATTCAAGTGTTTACCTGTGATTGACGACTTGACTACCACCTGGGTTGATACCATTGCG CCGGTAGTTAAAGCCTCGGTTCCACAAGAGCTTCCAACCTCACTAATCCACCTCAAATACTGTAGTATCGAAGAAATGTTGTTTCATGATGGCTGTGGATTGACTTTTGTTGCTGTTTTGATCAAATGCTCCCCAAATTTGGAGAAAATTGTTCTGGAG ATGGGTAATGATGAGATGGAGTCTGATGTGTTGGAAGAATACTCCGTTACGCTGGAAAAATATTCAGATGTTTGGTTGGAGCATTTGAAGGAATTGGAGATTAGAGATTTCGAACATGTGAAGCCTGTGTTGGAGTTGGTGAAGTTGGGGGCCGGATGGGTGGAGAAGAATGAAAAGTTGGAGATGTTAAAAACCCTCAAATGCGCTCCACACGCATCACCGGTGGAAATTGTTGTAGATTGA
- the LOC110921637 gene encoding glutathione S-transferase T3-like isoform X1, translating into MHPYRPPFGGPARPTNPNTTQPQTPYNLQDMDPSFLTYAAFLSGASPFVPPTYGFGQAGGSQPSQPEPESEPDVEVVPESQPEPVQDKSKRGRRSHKKKEKDEPRRAKTTIKWTKDEEYTLSRAWLDISEDEDTANFQTGPVFWDRVRALFYSSWGQGEHRDKDSISSKWTDINNKCHAFQEVYQRNYDNRPSGESDVGVLTKTLEEFDRTKSPFTYYKCWELLRKSPKWALVNPMTSSSRRRAKRSKTSSSADPSTPTSDARNVNLNETLDVDEQIQEELARPTGRRKGTGKKTVESSSDLELKDDFEEMNRRLQDIRDLGHKRWEIMKDRVVETKKFNELQEARQMEKDIEFLSKPIDHLQGDALILAQMRRQKIREKYGL; encoded by the exons ATGCATCCATACCGACCCCCGTTTGGTGGCCCCGCAAGACCcacgaacccgaacacaacccaaccgcaaaccCCGTACAACCTacaagacatggacccgagcttttTAACTTACGCGGCTTTCTTGAGTGGCGCCTCTCCTTTTGTTCCTCCCACCTACGGCTttggtcaagccggcgggtcgcaaccgtcacaacccgaacccgaatccgaaccCGATGTCGAGGTCGTGCCGGAGTcgcaacccgaaccggtgcaagaCAAATCGAAACGCGGCAGAAGGTCGCATAAAAAGAAGGAAAAGGATGAGCCTCGACGTGCAAAAACAACCATTAAATGGACGAAGGACGAGGAATACACGTTGAGTCGGGCGTGGCTCGATATTTCGGAGGACGAAGATACCG caaactttcaaacgggcccCGTTTTTTGGGATAGGGTGCGTGCACTCTTTTATAGCTCGTGGGGTCAAGGCGAGCATCGGGACAAGGATTcaatttctagcaaatggaccgacatcaacaacaaaTGTCACGCGTTTCAAGAAGTTTACCAACGTAACTACGACAATCGCCCGAGCGGTGAAAGTGACGTCGGGGTTTTAACAAAGACTTTGGAGGAGTTCGATCGGACGAAAAGCCCTTTCACGTACTATAAGTGTTGGGAGCTTctacgaaaaagtccaaagtgggcgcTTGTTAATCCAATGACGTCAAGTAGTAGACGCCgggctaaaaggtcaaaaacatcatcctccgcCGACCCGTCAACTCCGACATCCGATGCCCGTAATGTTAATTTAAATGAAACGTTGGACGTCGACGAGCAAATTCAAGAAGAGTTGGCCCGACCCACCGGTAGAAGAAAGGGAACGGGGAAAAAAAcggtcgagtcgtcttccgatctcgaaCTAAAGGatgatttcgaggagatgaaccgtcgtctccaagatATTCGCGACCTCGGCCACAAACGTTGGGAGATTATGAAAGACCGAGTAGTTGAAACCAAAAAGTTCAACGAGTTGCAAGAGGCGCgacaaatggaaaaggacattgagtttttgtccaaaccgatCGACCACCTCCAAGGCGACGCGTTGATCTTGGCTcaaatgcgtcgccaaaaaatacgagaaaaatatggactttag
- the LOC110921637 gene encoding glutathione S-transferase T3-like isoform X2 yields the protein MHPYRPPFGGPARPTNPNTTQPQTPYNLQDMDPSFLTYAAFLSGASPFVPPTYGFGQAGGSQPSQPEPESEPDVEVVPESHKKKEKDEPRRAKTTIKWTKDEEYTLSRAWLDISEDEDTANFQTGPVFWDRVRALFYSSWGQGEHRDKDSISSKWTDINNKCHAFQEVYQRNYDNRPSGESDVGVLTKTLEEFDRTKSPFTYYKCWELLRKSPKWALVNPMTSSSRRRAKRSKTSSSADPSTPTSDARNVNLNETLDVDEQIQEELARPTGRRKGTGKKTVESSSDLELKDDFEEMNRRLQDIRDLGHKRWEIMKDRVVETKKFNELQEARQMEKDIEFLSKPIDHLQGDALILAQMRRQKIREKYGL from the exons ATGCATCCATACCGACCCCCGTTTGGTGGCCCCGCAAGACCcacgaacccgaacacaacccaaccgcaaaccCCGTACAACCTacaagacatggacccgagcttttTAACTTACGCGGCTTTCTTGAGTGGCGCCTCTCCTTTTGTTCCTCCCACCTACGGCTttggtcaagccggcgggtcgcaaccgtcacaacccgaacccgaatccgaaccCGATGTCGAGGTCGTGCCGGA GTCGCATAAAAAGAAGGAAAAGGATGAGCCTCGACGTGCAAAAACAACCATTAAATGGACGAAGGACGAGGAATACACGTTGAGTCGGGCGTGGCTCGATATTTCGGAGGACGAAGATACCG caaactttcaaacgggcccCGTTTTTTGGGATAGGGTGCGTGCACTCTTTTATAGCTCGTGGGGTCAAGGCGAGCATCGGGACAAGGATTcaatttctagcaaatggaccgacatcaacaacaaaTGTCACGCGTTTCAAGAAGTTTACCAACGTAACTACGACAATCGCCCGAGCGGTGAAAGTGACGTCGGGGTTTTAACAAAGACTTTGGAGGAGTTCGATCGGACGAAAAGCCCTTTCACGTACTATAAGTGTTGGGAGCTTctacgaaaaagtccaaagtgggcgcTTGTTAATCCAATGACGTCAAGTAGTAGACGCCgggctaaaaggtcaaaaacatcatcctccgcCGACCCGTCAACTCCGACATCCGATGCCCGTAATGTTAATTTAAATGAAACGTTGGACGTCGACGAGCAAATTCAAGAAGAGTTGGCCCGACCCACCGGTAGAAGAAAGGGAACGGGGAAAAAAAcggtcgagtcgtcttccgatctcgaaCTAAAGGatgatttcgaggagatgaaccgtcgtctccaagatATTCGCGACCTCGGCCACAAACGTTGGGAGATTATGAAAGACCGAGTAGTTGAAACCAAAAAGTTCAACGAGTTGCAAGAGGCGCgacaaatggaaaaggacattgagtttttgtccaaaccgatCGACCACCTCCAAGGCGACGCGTTGATCTTGGCTcaaatgcgtcgccaaaaaatacgagaaaaatatggactttag
- the LOC118479260 gene encoding F-box/FBD/LRR-repeat protein At1g13570-like → MKAKRLSKAPRLDRLTTLPQTIIEVILCLLPIEEAARTSILSREWRYKWTTIPKLEFDESTFETSTKEITVKELRCKLFGAIHQVLLLRQAPILDFTLSIYTHHKCYEIDQIILHLSRNHNVKKITLDFWPKNSYPLPLSFFSLHHLTHLYLQYCDFDHEPTFNGFGNLTSLSLSRPSISRKSLLHLLSNCPSLKSFRLFIDYEEFYGHERPNIMELFKSLPVIEHLTTWGYIAPLFVIDSAPQELPTSLIHLKYFCFEQMGIVNRDGYSFGLTFLLVLLKCSPNLERIKLEVDTDEDFDKGTLKLEEYSVIFENYSDVWLEHLNELKIQHFRNFNPELELVKFILARSPNLKKVILITWINNKNEELELLNVLSHAARASRVEIVVENLWTESDSDDYEDV, encoded by the exons ATGAAAGCGAAACGTTTGTCTAAAGCTCCGCGATTGGATAGACTCACTACACTTCCTCAAACCATAATAGAAGTCATCCTATGTCTCTTACCAATTGAAGAAGCAGCAAGGACAAGTATCCTCTCAAGGGAATGGAGGTACAAATGGACCACAATTCCTAAACTTGAGTTTGATGAGTCCACTTTTGAAACGTCAACCAAAGAGATTACTGTTAAGGAGTTGAGGTGTAAACTTTTCGGTGCTATACACCAAGTTCTGTTGCTGCGCCAGGCCCCAATACTCGATTTCACCCTTTCGATATATACACATCACAAATGTTATGAAATTGATCAAATCATCCTTCATTTGTCGAGGAACCATAATGTCAAAAAAATAACACTTGACTTTTGGCCAAAGAATTCATATCCTTTACCCTTATCTTTCTTCTCGTTGCATCACTTAACGCACCTATATCTTCAATATTGTGACTTCGACCATGAACCCACATTCAATGGATTTGGTAACCTTACAAGCTTATCCTTAAGCAGACCATCAATCTCTAGAAAAAGTCTTCTACATCTTTTATCTaattgtccatcacttaagaGCTTTAGGCTG TTTATAGATTATGAAGAGTTTTACGGTCATGAAAGACCCAACATTATGGAGCTGTTCAAGTCTTTACCTGTGATTGAACATCTAACCACTTGGGGTTATATCGCTCCG TTATTTGTTATAGACTCGGCTCCCCAAGAGCTTCCAACCTCATTAATCCACCTCAAATACTTTTGTTTCGAACAAATGGGTATTGTCAACCGCGATGGATATAGCTTTGGATTGActtttcttcttgttttgctcaaATGCTCCCCTAACTTGGAGAGAATTAAGCTAGAG GTGGATACAGATGAAGATTTTGATAAGGGGACGCTTAAATTGGAAGAATATTCTGTTATATTTGAAAACTATTCAGATGTTTGGTTGGAGCATCTGAATGAGTTGAAGATTCAACATTTCAGAAACTTCAACCCTGAGTTGGAGCTTGTGAAGTTTATCTTGGCCAGATCGCCCAATTTGAAGAAGGTGATATTGATAACCTGGATAAATAACAAGAATGAAGAGTTGGAATTGTTAAATGTTCTGTCACATGCCGCACGTGCATCACGGGTAGAAATTGTTGTTGAGAATCTCTGGACTGAATCTGACTCTGACGATTACGAAGATGTTTAG
- the LOC118488817 gene encoding glutathione S-transferase T3-like, whose amino-acid sequence MMKKSSPNRHLKSSSAKKNKGKGKTVETVAEIKDDSKAKPRPWTKIEEEALAMAFVKSSTCPIVGNNQTGSSFWKVITGRFNEIMEQGPMRDLDTVLGKWRKMSKAINTFSGYYNQIYTNSPSGSNNEDILNLALAKWDSKNSTSFQHLRPWNILKKENKWKPVPNEVATAKQSKTSESGSYSAGGSTARCQIDINDDPEYDEDVLPVHESERPPGRDKSNKRRPESEKGAARAKHLLGQVRKWTS is encoded by the exons ATGATGAAGAAGTCGTCCCCGAATCGCCACCTCAAGAGCTCAAGCGCAAAAAAAAACAAGGGGAAGGGGAAGACGGTTGAAACCGTAGCCGAAATCAAAGATGATTCGAAAGCAAAGCCGAGACCTTGGACAAAAATAGAAGAGGAGGCGCTAGCAATGGCGTTTGTTAAGTCCTCAACTTGCCCGATTGTTG ggAACAACCAAACGGGTAGTAGTTTTTGGAAGGTGATAACGGGAAGATTTAACGAGATTATGGAGCAAGGCCCGATGCGTGATCTCGATACCGTCTTGGGCAAGTGGCGTAAAATGAGCAAGGCCATCAACACCTTTAGCGGGTATTATAACCAAATTTACACTAATTCTCCTAGTGGGAGTAACAACGAGGACATTCTTAACCTTGCTTTGGCTAAATGGGATTCTAAAAATTCAACGTCTTTCCAACACCTCCGACCATGGAACATTttaaagaaagaaaacaaatggaAGCCGGTTCCAAATGAGGTCGCGACCGCCAAACAGAGTAAAACTTCCGAGTCCGGAAGTTATAGTGCCGGAGGCTCCACCGCTCGTTGTCAAATCGACATAAACGACGACCCGGAATATGACGAGGATGTGTTGCCTGTTCACGAGTCGGAACGTCCCCCGGGAAGGGACAAATCAAATAAGAGGCGACCGGAAAGCGAAAAGGGGGCGGCTCGAGCCAAACATCTTCTAGGGCAGGTTCGAAAATGGACGAGTTGA